TCAGAAATACCTTTTACTGCGCCAAGTAAAACATTATTCGCCGCTTTAAATGCGTTGAGTAAACTAATGTTCTTACCTAAGACACTGAGTAATTTATTGTTAGGAATAGTGATTAATGAATCAACATGTTCCGCTAAGCGACGAATTCCTTCCTCAGCTGCCAATGCTCTTTGTTTGCCTTCAAATGAGAAGGGTTTAGTCACAACAGCTACAGTTAAGATACCTAATTCTTTGGCAATTTCCGCAAAAACCGGGGCAGCACCGGTTCCGGTTCCACCACCCATTCCTGCGGTAATGAATACCATATCTGCACCACTTAAAATTTCTCGAATATGATCTCTATCTTCTTCTGCTGCTTCGCGACCTATTTGTGGGTTTGCACCAGCACCTAAACCTTTAGTCAGCTCATCACCTAATTGAATGTGTATTTTTGCATTTGAGCCTCTCAATGCTTGAGCATCGGTATTAGCACAAATAAACTCTACTCCATCAATATTTTCAGCAACCATATGTTCAACAGCATTACCACCACCGCCGCCAACACCAACGACCTTAATTACTGCATTATTACCATGCTGTTGGCCTTCCATTAATTCAAACATAACCCTGCTCCCCTCACATGTTTATTCTTTTGTAACTAATCACCTAGTTTTTAAATAGGGTGAATGGTTACTATTCTTTTACAAAAAACCGGCAGTATAACCTTAAATAATCAATTACCGGTTTTCGTTTTAAACGTTATTTGTAATCCTAAAAATTACCCTGGAACCATTCTTTCATACGTGCCCACAAACTTTGGGTGTTATCATTCATTTTTGGTACATTGTAGTTTGATTCATATTGTTGTTGATAACCTCGCAACAACAGACCTACACCTGTAGCAAATGAAGGATTTTCAGTGGCTTCAGCCAATCCAGATACATAATGAGCACACCCTTTTCTTACTGGCATCTCAAAACAAAGCTCTGCAAGTTCGATACCTCCTTTAACATTGGAAGCACCACCAGTTAAAACAATACCCGCAGCCA
This sequence is a window from Legionella cherrii. Protein-coding genes within it:
- the ftsZ gene encoding cell division protein FtsZ is translated as MFELMEGQQHGNNAVIKVVGVGGGGGNAVEHMVAENIDGVEFICANTDAQALRGSNAKIHIQLGDELTKGLGAGANPQIGREAAEEDRDHIREILSGADMVFITAGMGGGTGTGAAPVFAEIAKELGILTVAVVTKPFSFEGKQRALAAEEGIRRLAEHVDSLITIPNNKLLSVLGKNISLLNAFKAANNVLLGAVKGISDLITRPGLINVDFADVRTVMSEMGMAMMGTGSAVGEQRARQAAEAAIASPLLEDVNFSGARGILVNITAGLDMSIGEFEEVGDVVKEFISDDATVVVGTVIDPEMTDEMRVTVIVTGLGDARQRHQQMQPQQSHRARLIETTRSDGSLDYQQLDRPAVVRKAQSSMSSGVKQQGDSVPDVDYLDIPAFLRRQEEA